The Patescibacteria group bacterium sequence GTGAACGGATTTGCCTGTTCACGCTTATCTTGCTGCTTGGACCGGACGGATCCGGCTCTGCTCTTCCAACTCTGTCACCCCCTTACATACGCATAATTTGTACCCGAATTTTAACGGGTTATCCATCAGGCTAACCCCCTTTAACGAGGGATACCCTTAGGGCCGACTGACCCTCCGCTGATTTACATTGCGGAGGAAACCTTGGGCATTCGGTGGATAGGTTTCTCACCTATCTCTCGCTACTCATACCGGCATTCTCACTTCTATGCACTCCATCAAGCCTTACAGCTTGACTTCACTGCGCATAAAACGCTCCCCTACCATTTATACCCTTACGGGCATAAATCTCCAATTTCGGCACAAAGCTTAATCCTCGGTATATTTTCGGCGCTAGACACCATCCGCCAGTGAGCTGTTACGCTTTCTTTAAAGGATGGCTGCTTCTAAGCCAACCTCCTGGGTGTCTGAGGAGTCTAACTTCCTTTCAAACTTAGCTTTGATTTAGAGGCCTTAAATGGGAGTCTGGGCTGTTTCCCTCTCGACTGATCAGCTTAGCCCGACCAGTCTGACTATCTCGATACATGCATCCTGCATTCGGAGTTTGATTTGCTCCGACAGATTGCTCCGCCGGTAGCAATTCAGTGCTCTACCTCAGGGCACAATCGAGACGCTATACCTTAATATATTTCGGGGAGAACCAGCTATCTCTGGGTTCGATTGGCATGTTACCCCTAACCTCAAGTCATCCCAAGCCATTGCTACGGCCACGGGTTCGGTCCTCCTCCCATATTTCTATGGGATTCAACCTGCTCAAGGTTAGCTCACCCAGTTTCGGGTCTATTGCTTGCAACTAATCGCCCAGTTAGGGCACGCTTTCACTCCGTCTTCGCAAGTTTTCCTTGCTTAAACCAACGCTGCAAACAATAACTCACCGGTTCATTCTTCAATAGGCACGCCGTCATCCGCAAAAGCGGACTCCGACTGCTTGTTAGCCACTAATTTCAGGTCTATTTCATTCCCCTCCCGGGGTGCTTTTCACCTTTCCCTCACGGTACTAGTTCACTATCGGTCGATGTTGATATTTAGCCTTGGAGTGTGGTCACCCCAGCTTCCCACAAAGTTTACCGTGCTTCGTGGTACTTAGGAACAGGCTATCGGGAGCATGAATTTCGCATACACGCCTTTCACGTTCTGTGGGGGACTATTCCGAGTCCTTCTGCTATCCATACTCACATCGAATATCGCCTGCCCTACAACCCTCCGATTTAATCGGAGTTTAGGCTCCTCCCCTTTCGCTCACCGCTACTTAGGGAATCTCGATGATTTCTTTTCCTGGCCCTACTAAGATGTTTCAGTTCGAGCCGTGCCCAGCTATGCGCTATTTTGAGAGATTGCTCTCTCATGTTTACGCATAGCTCTCCATCTTACGATGGAGGGGTTGCCCCATTCGGAAACCGCCGGATCACAGGTTCGTGGCACCTCCCCGACGAGTATCGCCGCCATGTGCGTCCTTCCTCGGTCAACATCGCCAAGGCATCCATTAGTGGCATTATGAGTAGATTTTTAGACAAAAAATTCTCTTCACTTGTCAAAGAGCTCTCTCAAGCGGGTAGAGTTATTGATTATACGCAATATAACTAAACTCTACCCAATATCAAGTAACAAATAAATACTTGTACTTTGGGAAAAACCCCCTCTAACTAGGGGGCTTGTCCCAAAGAACAAGCAGCAAAGAATACTTTTTTAAAAGTACTTTAAGATCTGATAGATCTGAACTTTTGCCAGCGATAACTGTTCCACTGCACAACTCATAATTTAAATTATGAGCAAAGAGTGGACCGGAAGAGATTCGAACTCTCGACCTTCGCTGTGCAAAAGCGACGCTCTACCAACTAAGCTACCGGCCCGAGTTAATTATAAGCTGATAGTTACTAGCGTTTAGTTCTTCGGAGCCAAACACTATTCACTATCCACTACGTACGGCCGCTAGCTTTTCGCTTGCACAACTAAAAGCTTAGGCCAAAGGCCCAATCCGCCTTTTGTCAAATGCTAAATCGGCCAGTAACCACAACAGATCTTAATGTGCTATCCAAAGTAAATCGAGAAAACGTCTCAGAGGTCAGAAGGTTCTTCTCTTTGAAGAAAAAATGTATAAAATATCACTCATAAAAAAACGTTTCGTCGATTTACTCTAGATGGCTATGGTAGCATAGCCATCTCAGGCTGTCAAGTACTTGTTCTGGATAATCATATTATAAAGTGATCTCGCAATTTTCGTAAAATTAAATGTTACTTCCTTTTTTTCAAAAAAAGGAAGTAAGTAATACTAAAAAACCATCCCAAAAAATCTGTTATAACTATTTAATAGTAAGTAGTAATCTAAATAAGACAGAATTGTTAGATTGCAGTTCAGAACAATGGTAAAAGCTTCAAACCGACAAAAAGAAGGCTGTCTTGAATCCTAATAAAATAACTAATACCATCTCTCACACATCTAATCTTCAACTCTGCTAAAACTTCCTCTTTATCTTATGTCCTAAACTATATCTTCAGCCAAAATAAATTAAGCTTGTATCTTTACTAAAAACGCGATGCTATTATATAGAGTAAACTAAATACAGATAATCGATTTCAAAAATAAAATGACTGAGAGAAGTATTTCCCCAAATCTGCAGAAAGATTTGAAAAAAATCTGGGGTGAGAAATCTTACACCAGACGTATGCTCTTTGGTCCTCCTCTGACTATTAATAATCTCAAACATGATCACAATCCAGGTAATGAAAATAATAAACTTTCTGACTTCAACCAAGACAATAATGAATCTTCTTATTTCACTCCAGCTCAAAAATCAACAGGCAGAATACTAAAACGCAGTTCATACTCCCCAAAGTAAAACAAATAACAAACACTTACTGCCATTTTTATAAAAGGTACAAAAATAGCTTTTTTTAGAATCAGTCTTCTATTTTTTTTTAACGTACGATAACTTCAATTAAATAGATCCTATTGACAATTAAATCTTTTTGTCAGATACTCTTTGGTAGATACATTTTATCCGTGAGGGATTCACTCACACTACATGAAAATAAAAAATGTCTCTCTACGACTAAGTAGATATAAAAAATTATTTATCGAGCTTTTCTCTCTGATTCTTCTTACTATATCAGTACTTCTTCTAGTTACTCAGTTGAGAAACTCTCAAAATTTTGAGTCTAGAGCAAGAGCATTCGAGACTGTTTTTTCATTCGGAGCTGTAGGTGATATCGGTGCAACAAGTAATTCTTCAGCTGTTTTAAGTGCTATTACCCCATCAGCAGTAAATTTCTTTCTGGCATTAGGAGATCTTAGTTACAATCAAATAACTCCTGAATCAGCCTGGTGTAATTATGTCAAACAAAAAGTAGGAAATGATTTTCCTTTTGAGTTAGTTGCTGGCAATCATGAAGATGATGGTCCTGATGGACAAATTGCCAATTTTGCCTCTTGCCTTCCTGATCGCCTAGGAACAATTGTTGGTACTTATCCCAAAGAATATTATTTTGATTACCCAACTACCAATCCTATTGCTCGATTTATTCTGATCTCACCTAACTTAACATTTCCCAATGAGGGAACTTACTCTTATGCTAAGAATACTCCTCGTTATGAATGGACTAAAAACGCTATTGATTCGGCACGTGCACAAGGCATAAAGTGGATTATTGTTGGCATGCATAAATACTGCATAGCTATGGTATCAGGATCCTGTCAAATAGGAGCAGATATTATGAATCTTCTCATTGAGAAAAAAGTCGATCTATATCTCCAAGCACATGATCATGCATATGCTCGCAGTAAACAACTTGCCCTCTCATCTCTTTGTACAGCAATTACTCCTGGATCATACAATAGTAACTGTGTAGTTGATGATGGAGCGGACAATATATACATTAAAGGACAAGGAACTATTATTCTGACAATTGGACAAGGGGGCAGATCACTCAACAAACAATATACATCAGATAGCGAAGCTAAGTATTTTGCTAATTGGATGGGAAGTAACTTCAATCCAACTTATGGTTTTATAAAATTTACTGTATCAGATTCAAGAATCCAAGCGGAGTTTGTCAAGGGCTTAAATCTGTCAGGGAATTTCACTGAAAACTTCTCTATTATTGATAATGCTTCTCAAATTTCTCCAACCGTTACACCAACTCCCACACTTAACCAAACAACACCAACTCCAACACCCACCCAACAGCCTACACCAACACCTACTCCCTCGCAAACACCAGCAACAATTACTCTTGATGCAGTGGCAGATACTTATGTCTCAAGCAGCAATCCCACAGTAAATTACGGAGCAAGTACTTCTTTGTACTCGGATGCAAGTCCAATAATGATAAGCTACCTTAAATTTGATACTTCCGGATTAAACGGTATATTGAAAAAAGCAACACTTCGCATCAGAACAACATCTGGAACCTACTCTGGATCACCTGGTCCTGAGTATGTGAAAATTGTAGAGGATACCTCATGGAGCGAGTCAATGCTAACTTATAACACTCGGCCATCTCTCTCAACTACTCTGGGAAGTGTAAGTAACACCATCTCAAACACTACTTATGACATACCTCTTGATACAACAATTATTCAATCAAAGCTTGGAGGAATTATCTCTCTGGGGGTGGATACGCAACACTCTGATGCGTTCTATTTTAACTCTAAAGAAACATCAAGCAAGCCTCAGATTATTTTGGAGTTCTAATTAACACTCAATTGGCGATAAATTGAATCTCTTTTCCCTCAGATGAAAGCCAGCGCTCAGCCTCCAATGCAGCCGCAGCTCCAAAACCTGCAGCAGTTATTGCCTGACGATAGGAGCGATCGTGCACATCTCCTGCGGTAAAAACACCCGGAACATTAGTGTGGAAATGATTATAGACTTTTATATATCCATCATTATCAAGATCTATACCCTGATACATTTTTGTGTTCGGTATATGACCAATTGCAACAAAAATACCATCAACTGGCACTTCCCTCTTTTCACCTGTTTTTGTATCTTGAATTACTGCTGACTCAACCTTATCTTTACCTTTAATCTCAGTTATTATGGAGTTATAAAGAAATTTAATTTTGGGATTTTCTTTGGCTCGTCTTTGCATAATTTCGCTTGCTCTAAGACTATCTCGTCTGTGAATGACTGTCACACTATTGGCTACTTTTGCCAGCACTAATGCCTCTTCCATTGCGCTATCGCCTCCTCCAACAACAAAAACATTTTTCCCTCTAAAAAACATGGCATCACAGGTTGCACAGGATGAGACACCTTTTCCAATTAACTCTTTTTCTCCCGGAACATTAAGCCAACGAGCATCCGCACCTGAGGCAATAATCACTGCTCTTGCTTTATATTCTTTTCCTCCTGCCCTAAGAATAAACGGACGATGCGTGAAATCTCCTTCTGTAAAATTGACGTCGATTATCTTTGCACCATGATTTTCAGCTTGCTTGCGCATCCTCATCATTAGCTCTGGCCCTTGAATGCCCTCAGGAAAACCGGGGAAATTTTCAACTAATGATGTCAGCATCAGTTGTCCTCCCCATTTCTCACCGGCAATGACGAGCGTTTTTAATGCAGCACGAGTGGTATATATAGCAGCGGTAAGACCAGCAGGACCTGAACCAATGATAATCACATCATAAAGATTATCCATAACCCAAATGTCAAAACTCAAAAGCACAAGTTAAAATTCAAAATGACGATAAACTTTACTTTTGAGTGTCATTTTGAATTTTTAACCTTTAACTTTAGTTCTGAAGAAATTGCTCTATTTTTTGTTTGATAACCTCTTTACTCTGGGCACCAACTATTGAATCAACCGGCTGTCCACCTTTAAAGAAAAGAAGTGTAGGAATTGACATAATATTATACTTGGCTGCTGTTTGTTGATTTTCATCCACATTTAACTTACCCACTTTCAATTTACCTGCGTACTCGTTTGCAAGTTCTTCAATGATTGGAGCAATAATCCTACAGGGAGCACACCAGGGAGCCCAAAAATCAACAAGAACAGGAATTTCAGAAGATATAACTTCGTTTTGAAAATTTTGATCTGTAAAAACGTTTTCTTCAGCCATGAAATTTACCAATAGTAACAATGCTACCAAGCAGAAAAAGGACTGTCAATACTTAAAGATTTATTTAAGCTTATCATCAATAATTCTTTTGAAATTCTCATATGAGATGACACCAGTATATTTCTCTCCATTGATGAAAAATGTTGGTGTTGAGTTAACGCCAAGTTGCAGCGCATCATCCTGATCTTTTTGAATATTTTTAGCAAGAGATGCATCAGCAAATGCAGTCGTGAAGCTTTCCATATTAAGATTAAGATTTTGAGCATATCCTCTAAATAGTTCCTCTGGATTATTACTTTCAGCCCAATCAAGTTGATTATTAAAAAGTAAATCGTGCATCTCAAAAAATTTTCCTTGTTTTCCTGCTGCTTCAGCTGCTTTAGCTGCAGAAAAAGCGTTTTTATGACCAGGAAGAGGAAAATGGCGAAAAACGAAATAGATGCGATCTTTATACTCCTCAACTATTTGTTTCACCACAGGTTGTGCAGAGGCACACGCTGGACATTGAAAATCTGCAAATTCAACAATTGTTACCTTAGCAGAAGAAGAGCCAATAGCATGCTCTCCTGTACCTACTAAAAGCTTGGTATCAGTGACCTTTTCTCCACTTTGTTGAGTTGGTTTGCCACCCAGAAGCAATGCAGCACCTACTACAATAATTAGTGTTACAATACCAATCGTACTTAAAAAAAGAGCTTCTCTCTTCATGATTGCTTTTTTAAATAACTTCTGTAGAGTAGCATACTTATTGTGATGATTGCAAATGCAATAAATGAAAGCAGGGGAATTGTGATAAATCCAAACCACTCAACTTGTCTTGTCGTACATGATACGCCCAAAATACATGGTGCAGCCGATTCAGGAAGAAAATGATAATAAAGCAGGTTATGATAGAAAGCAATCAATAAACCTACAACACTTAGTGGCAAAACATAACGAATTACATGTTTATCCTGTGTATAAATACCCACTGCTAAAATAACAACCAGCGGATACATAGCAATCCTTTGATACCAACAGAGCACGCAAGGAGGAAAAAGAAGTACTTCGCTGAAAAACAGACTTCCCAAAGTTGCAGAAAGCGCCTGCATAAAAGCAATATAGAGAGCATTAGCTTGCACAAATTTCACCATATAATCAAGGATTATACTATAAAATAAGTCATCCTAAATCTTCAGTTTTCTCATGTAAAAACTTAAACCATTGCTCAACAAAGGCGAAAAAAACCTTAAAAGGCGTCTCAATCATAAAATCAAAAAGAAAAAGGAAAAAATTAATCTGAGAAATACTCTGTGTTAATCTCCTTCCTACCCTAATAACAGGCATAAACAGAAAATCAATAAATGGTGTGAGAACATCCTGTTTCTCTCCCACGCGAAAAAGGTTTGCAGTGAGGCTGATTCTATATGCTAAAAAGGACACGATTGTGAGGAAGAAAATAAATACAGCTTGGCTAATCAATGTAAATTGAAGTTTTGATAATACAAAAATAATTGCTCCGAAGGATATTAAAAAAGCAGAGAGCCAAAGAAGATTAAAAATAATATGCGGCTTTTCTTGTTCTTTTTTTACCAAAAGTGGTGCACCCAGACGAGGTTTTTCTGCAAAAAGAAGTATTTTTATGTACTCAAAAATTCTTTTCGTGTTCTCCTCACCAGGAGGACGAATTAATAGACTGACAATAATCATGAGTAGAGGGGGGATAGATGTGTTAATAATCAAAGAGTTCCAGAGAACATATCCATACACGATCCTCTCAAATGTACCCTCAACTGCGAATGCAAAAATTACTTTTGTAAGAAGAATAAAAAGAACACTCCGAACAATTGCCCTTCTGACCTTGGAAGCTATGCTTTTATAGCGTACTTCACAGGCATCTTGCACTGCTTTTCGCAGATTTTCCTCACTCTCAAAAATAGAGTCAAGATTTCCTACATTATTTTTGAGAATATCTTCTAAGATAAAAAATGCCGCAGCTCGTTTTTTGATATAGGAATAAATTTTGTCCCTTTTGGGATATGCAAGTTGTTTGGTTATTTCTTTATAAGCTTGGGGAAAATCTTTTGCGATTTGTTCGATATTCTGTTGATTTACTTCTCCAAAGTATAAAAGAAAAAGATTGTAACGCAAAAAAGCAATATCATCTCGAGCAAATGCACGCCTTACAGCCAAATACACCTGAGCGTTACGCGTTTCTTCGGTATCATCAACGATTGTCACATCATCTTTAAGTACCTGATACATGAAATTAGCAATTGTTTGTTTCTCAGTATTAGGATTAAGTACATTCTCAATTGCACTTGACATAAGGTGATAAATCCATTCATTCAATACTCCTATTGAGATCTTATGTTGCTGAAGTACATTCATTCGCAGTCTAAGATAAAGATCAATGACTTCCTCTACTTTTGCAATCGAGCTCTCAGGAACAGTGTTGTCTTGGAGATAGCGTGCCCAAATAAGCTCTCTAATAAGAGGCTCTGCCGTTGATTTGGCTGTACCTCCTAAAAGTAGATGTCGTCGAAGTATTCGCTCAATTGTGGCGCGTAAGATCACTTCATCTTCTCGATACTCCATGGCATTGCGCAGTTTCTCATAAGCTGAAGCCATTTTGGAGACAAAAGGATTAACAGTAATCTTGCGTTCAAAACTAGGCTCCTGTTTTACCTCAAATCGTTCAATGACTAAAGAGGCTAGAGGACTCGGGGTCAACTTAGTATCCATAGAAACAATTATACACCAGTTGTAATCACTTTTAAAAAAACTTCTTACCTATTTATTCCTCAACTCTTACTAAGTTTAGTAAACACACTTACAGATTTTTGCTATACCTTGTCATGTGAATTGCGTATGAAACAAGGAGTAGCATATGAGAGGTGATCATGATGGACAAAGTTCTAGAGGATCGTTCCCACGAGTTGGGTCGGTTTATCACTCTTCCAGAAGAAAGACTCCTTATTGCACAAAGAAAACATTGGTTTACACTGGCTGTACCATTGTTTTTTCAAGTATGGTTTTTATTAATTCTAGTTATATTTAGTTTTGCTCTATTTGTATTGTTTCTTAAGCAAGCTGCTCTATTTATACTCGCACTTGCTATACTTCTTCCTTTCTTTCTGACTAGCATTACCAAAACTATTCTTGACTGGTACTTTCATTTTTATGTTATCACCAACCGTAAAATTTTAGAAATTGCCTGCTCCCCGCTTTTTTCTCATACTGTAAATGAAATTCTGCTCGA is a genomic window containing:
- the trx gene encoding thioredoxin — protein: MAEENVFTDQNFQNEVISSEIPVLVDFWAPWCAPCRIIAPIIEELANEYAGKLKVGKLNVDENQQTAAKYNIMSIPTLLFFKGGQPVDSIVGAQSKEVIKQKIEQFLQN
- the trxB gene encoding thioredoxin-disulfide reductase — translated: MDNLYDVIIIGSGPAGLTAAIYTTRAALKTLVIAGEKWGGQLMLTSLVENFPGFPEGIQGPELMMRMRKQAENHGAKIIDVNFTEGDFTHRPFILRAGGKEYKARAVIIASGADARWLNVPGEKELIGKGVSSCATCDAMFFRGKNVFVVGGGDSAMEEALVLAKVANSVTVIHRRDSLRASEIMQRRAKENPKIKFLYNSIITEIKGKDKVESAVIQDTKTGEKREVPVDGIFVAIGHIPNTKMYQGIDLDNDGYIKVYNHFHTNVPGVFTAGDVHDRSYRQAITAAGFGAAAALEAERWLSSEGKEIQFIAN
- the bdbC gene encoding disulfide bond formation protein C; this encodes MVKFVQANALYIAFMQALSATLGSLFFSEVLLFPPCVLCWYQRIAMYPLVVILAVGIYTQDKHVIRYVLPLSVVGLLIAFYHNLLYYHFLPESAAPCILGVSCTTRQVEWFGFITIPLLSFIAFAIITISMLLYRSYLKKQS